From the Sphingobium yanoikuyae genome, the window GCCATAGATGGTGCCGGCGGGCACGGCGATGTCGACGCCATCCACCGCGCGAAAATCGCCGAACGCCTTGACAAGAGCATGGCCTTCGACGGCATAGGGGGCGGCAGGAGCCGGAGTGTCACCGATCATCCGCCCCTGATAATCCCGGACCATGCCAGTGCAAAACGAAACATTGGAGCAGCGCCTGAAAGCGCAGGCCGCGCAGTTGGGCTTTGCCGCCTGCGCGATCGCGCGCGCCGATGCCGCGCCGCGCACGGCCGAGCGGCTGCGCCAATGGCTGGAGGCCGGCCATCATGGCGACATGCTGTGGATGGAGGAGCGGGCCGAGCAGCGCGGATCGCCCACGGGCCTGTGGCCCGAGGCGCGGAGCGTCATCATGCTGGGGATGAGCTATGCCCCCGGCCGTGATCCGCTGGCGCTGGCCGAGGTCGGCGATCGCGGCCGCATTTCCGTCTATGCGCAGGGCCGCGACTATCATGATGTGGTCAAGAAGGCGCTGAAGGCGTTGGCCCGCTGGCTGGTGGATCAGCAGCCGACCGCGCTCAAGGTGTTCGTCGATACGGCGCCCGTGATGGAAAAGCCGCTGGCGCAGGGCGCCGGGCTGGGCTGGCAAGGCAAGCACAGCAATCTGGTGAGCCGCCAACATGGCAGCTGGCTGTTCCTGGGCGCCATCTATACCGAGATCGCGCTGGAGCCCGATGCGCCGGAAGTGGACCATTGCGGCAGTTGCACCGCCTGCCTGTCATCCTGCCCGACCGACGCCTTTCCCGCGCCCTATATCGTCGATGCGCGGCGCTGCATCTCATACCTGACGATCGAGCATAAGGGGCCGATCCCCGAGGAATTCCGGGCACGGATGGGTAATCGCATCTATGGCTGCGACGATTGCCTGGCGGCCTGCCCCTGGAACAAGTTTGCGCAGGGGGCAGCGGCCAACCGGGCCTTTATCGGCCGGGCGGAGCTGGCGGCGCCGGCGCTGGGCGACCTGCTCGACCTCGACGATACGGGCTTTCGCGAGATTTTTTCCGGATCGCCGATCAAGCGGATCGGGCGCGACCGGATGGTGCGCAATGCGGCGATCGCGGCGGGCAATAGCGGCGACCTGGGGCTGGTCGACCGGCTGCGGCCGCTGACCTCCGATCCCGATCCGGTGGTGGCGGAAGCGGCCCAATGGGCGCTAGGCCAGTTGCTCAGCGCTGCTGGAGTGTAGCCGCACAGGAGGCATGGTCGACATCGGTGCCGGCGGGCGTGCGGGCATCGACATGGGTCACCACCGGCTCCTTCCCCTTGCCGGGCGAATAGAGATAGGCGTCGAGCACGCAGCGGCCATTGGCGAATTGCAGCTTGCGCACGGTCGTTTCGCGAATGTCGAGGCGCGGCGTGCCGAACATCTGGGTCAGGCGCTTGGCGTCCATGCCCAT encodes:
- the queG gene encoding tRNA epoxyqueuosine(34) reductase QueG encodes the protein MPVQNETLEQRLKAQAAQLGFAACAIARADAAPRTAERLRQWLEAGHHGDMLWMEERAEQRGSPTGLWPEARSVIMLGMSYAPGRDPLALAEVGDRGRISVYAQGRDYHDVVKKALKALARWLVDQQPTALKVFVDTAPVMEKPLAQGAGLGWQGKHSNLVSRQHGSWLFLGAIYTEIALEPDAPEVDHCGSCTACLSSCPTDAFPAPYIVDARRCISYLTIEHKGPIPEEFRARMGNRIYGCDDCLAACPWNKFAQGAAANRAFIGRAELAAPALGDLLDLDDTGFREIFSGSPIKRIGRDRMVRNAAIAAGNSGDLGLVDRLRPLTSDPDPVVAEAAQWALGQLLSAAGV